A genomic stretch from Candidatus Zixiibacteriota bacterium includes:
- the dinB gene encoding DNA polymerase IV translates to MNSKQKFCVNDRGRKKHGNNSRKQRRIILHIDMDAFFASIEQAHHPHLKGKPVIIGGPPESRGVVSTCSYEARKYGVHSAMSSAMAKKLCPDGEFIQTSTGKYTHVSLEIMKILSDFSPQVEPFSIDEAFLDITKTTLRYDGKKQLALEIKRRIWNSQKLTASIGIAAVRFVAKMATGVNKPDGLTIIEPGHEKEFLWPQPIRNLWGVGPQSEKAFLKIGIKTIADLAKFPKHRLKKYFGIVGDSLRDMANGIGEDEINPTECRREDKSMGHEHTFETDVINPNRINGMLLYLCEKVSRRLRNAGYKCRTITLKIKYSDMKLITRANTIQRPIDCDEVIYQIARYILEKNRFIERPIRLIGVSVSKLEKRIDDIQPDLLANPDGKMLIINRVVDRLKDKYGDHSISRAGTKLMF, encoded by the coding sequence CTGCATATCGATATGGATGCCTTCTTTGCCTCAATCGAACAGGCGCACCATCCGCATCTTAAGGGCAAGCCGGTGATAATCGGCGGACCGCCGGAGAGCAGGGGCGTGGTCTCAACCTGCTCGTATGAAGCGCGCAAATATGGCGTGCATTCGGCGATGTCATCCGCGATGGCAAAGAAGCTGTGCCCCGATGGCGAATTTATCCAAACATCCACCGGCAAATATACCCATGTCTCGTTAGAGATAATGAAAATACTCAGCGATTTTTCGCCGCAGGTCGAGCCGTTCTCGATTGACGAGGCGTTTTTAGACATAACCAAAACAACCCTCAGGTACGATGGGAAAAAACAGCTCGCGCTGGAAATAAAACGCCGAATATGGAACAGCCAGAAGCTAACCGCCTCGATTGGTATAGCCGCCGTAAGGTTTGTCGCCAAGATGGCAACGGGAGTAAACAAGCCCGACGGATTAACGATAATCGAACCCGGCCACGAAAAAGAATTTCTCTGGCCCCAGCCGATAAGAAACCTCTGGGGAGTAGGTCCCCAATCGGAGAAGGCATTTTTAAAAATCGGCATCAAGACTATCGCCGACCTGGCTAAATTTCCAAAACACCGATTGAAAAAATATTTCGGCATCGTCGGCGATTCATTACGGGATATGGCGAACGGCATCGGCGAGGATGAAATCAATCCGACTGAGTGCCGCCGCGAGGATAAATCAATGGGGCATGAGCATACTTTCGAGACGGATGTTATCAATCCGAATCGAATAAACGGGATGCTATTGTATCTATGCGAAAAAGTTTCCCGACGTCTCCGAAACGCCGGCTATAAATGCCGCACGATTACCCTGAAAATTAAGTACTCGGACATGAAATTGATTACCCGCGCTAACACAATTCAAAGACCAATCGATTGCGATGAAGTTATCTACCAAATCGCTCGATATATTCTCGAAAAAAACCGCTTCATCGAACGTCCGATTCGTTTGATTGGCGTCTCTGTATCAAAGCTTGAAAAAAGAATTGATGATATTCAGCCCGACCTGCTTGCCAATCCCGACGGCAAAATGCTGATTATCAACCGAGTGGTTGACCGGCTGAAGGATAAATATGGCGATCATTCTATATCCCGGGCAGGTACTAAGTTGATGTTTTGA